One segment of Procambarus clarkii isolate CNS0578487 chromosome 1, FALCON_Pclarkii_2.0, whole genome shotgun sequence DNA contains the following:
- the LOC138357186 gene encoding loricrin-like, translated as MFGLRPDIVRAGSRPRNTAPLAGRTDARRRTAAASTTGGTGPHTAGGSTATSSPSTVGTRGEDTGPGSAAEDEVADSDASQGAPGRPTEAAGPMTGAGEASDGTTTCGGGSATTGGMLGDTGGASSANGKFTSSPLESSSRGSSGKSSSWNKFTGATGSAVHPAA; from the coding sequence atgtttgggctccggccggatatcgtcagagccggaagcagacCCAGAAACACGGCACCACTAGCTGGACGAACCGACgctcgacgcagaacggcagcagcctctaccacagggggaaccggaccacacacagcaggaggctccacaGCCACCTCATCACCCAGCACAGTAGGGACCCGAGGTGAGGATACAGGGCCAGgctcagcagccgaagacgaggtaGCAGACAGCGATGCTTCAcagggagcaccaggaaggcccacggaagCAGCAGGGCCAATGACAGGAGCAGGAGAAGCATCCGACGGCACCACAACATGcggaggagggtctgcaacaaccGGGGGAATGTTGGGCGACACTGGGGGAGCCTCATCAGCTAACGGGAAGTTCACCTCCTCACCCCTGGAGTCGTCCTCCAGAGGGAGCAGCGGGAAATCGTCTTCATGGAACAAATTCACGGGAGCAACCGGATCAGcagtgcacccggcagcctga
- the LOC138357119 gene encoding loricrin-like — MFGLRPDIVRAGSRPRNTAPLAGRTDARRRTAAASTTGGTGPHTAGGSTATSSPSTVGTRGEDTGPGSAAKDEVADSDASQGAPGRPTEAAGPMTGAGEASDGTTTCGGGSATTGGMLGDTGGASSANGKFTSSPLESSSRGSSGKSSSWNKFTGATGSAVHPAA; from the coding sequence atgtttgggctccggccggatatcgtcagagccggaagcagacCCAGAAACACGGCACCACTAGCTGGACGAACCGACgctcgacgcagaacggcagcagcctctaccacagggggaaccggaccacacacagcaggaggctccacaGCCACCTCATCACCCAGCACAGTAGGGACCCGAGGTGAGGATACAGGGCCAGGCTCAGCAGCCAAAGACGAGGTAGCAGACAGCGATGCTTCAcagggagcaccaggaaggcccacggaagCAGCAGGGCCAATGACAGGAGCAGGAGAAGCATCCGACGGCACCACAACATGcggaggagggtctgcaacaaccGGGGGAATGTTGGGCGACACTGGGGGAGCCTCATCAGCTAACGGGAAGTTCACCTCCTCACCCCTGGAGTCGTCCTCCAGAGGGAGCAGCGGGAAATCGTCTTCATGGAACAAATTCACGGGAGCAACCGGATCAGcagtgcacccggcagcctga